From a single Solirubrobacterales bacterium genomic region:
- a CDS encoding MBL fold metallo-hydrolase, giving the protein MRIHALTTGTVRVKRAFLYASGGWRRRLDLFLPGPWSSPLPIHCWAVEHAGGLLLVDTGETADAHNIPFARFDVASGQQLPGALARAGLTLADVDTVVLTHLHADHMDGAVHVGGPVLVHDRELAYSRTLAARLAQRVVRQPVPANVDFQAFALDGGPFGAFAQSRPLSDDGRIVAVAAAGHTPGHVAVLCIDDDGRDALLAGDATDTLEQLHALRPDAVAPKPAVSVATMQTILAHGREHPTVYLPSHDPESVARLQAGTTL; this is encoded by the coding sequence ATGCGGATTCATGCTCTGACGACCGGGACGGTGCGCGTCAAACGGGCGTTCCTCTATGCCAGCGGCGGCTGGCGTCGCCGGCTGGACCTGTTCCTGCCAGGGCCGTGGTCGAGCCCGCTGCCGATCCACTGCTGGGCTGTCGAGCACGCCGGCGGGTTGCTGCTGGTCGACACGGGAGAGACGGCCGATGCGCACAACATCCCGTTCGCGCGTTTCGACGTGGCGTCCGGGCAACAGTTGCCGGGTGCGCTAGCCCGGGCCGGGCTGACGCTCGCGGACGTCGACACCGTTGTGCTGACCCACTTGCATGCCGACCACATGGACGGCGCAGTGCACGTCGGCGGACCCGTGCTGGTGCATGACCGAGAGTTGGCATATTCCCGCACCCTGGCCGCGCGGCTGGCGCAGCGGGTGGTTCGCCAGCCGGTGCCGGCGAATGTCGATTTCCAGGCGTTCGCGTTGGACGGCGGTCCGTTCGGCGCCTTCGCGCAGAGCCGGCCGCTCAGCGACGACGGCCGCATCGTTGCCGTCGCGGCAGCGGGCCATACGCCTGGGCACGTCGCGGTTTTGTGCATCGACGACGATGGTCGCGATGCTCTGTTGGCGGGGGATGCGACCGACACACTCGAGCAGCTTCACGCGCTTCGCCCGGACGCTGTCGCTCCCAAGCCGGCCGTGTCGGTCGCCACGATGCAGACCATTCTCGCCCACGGGCGCGAGCACCCGACGGTGTATCTGCCCTCACACGACCCCGAATCGGTTGCGCGTCTACAAGCGGGAACCACGCTGTAG